One Pseudanabaena sp. BC1403 genomic window carries:
- a CDS encoding DUF6753 family protein yields the protein MNSDPQPKTYLDIAIHDYDPTVKAKIYEIVAKSGIPQNDPYIAIFLSNAQVAATVATAPNLLQSALAKGFDVGIQKFRDFLATLRETAVKEQEVAISQAIANIIKNKQHQESQGYWRAISLPFIGFCAGMLMIGLAAGLVSGLAIAKVVSPQANLNPQTAKDLDWLASDDGKLARNLLDWNRDILKTCLQDQQNLKDALIILNGKYVTKGLCALWVLPESQRVYEDRR from the coding sequence ATGAATAGCGATCCTCAACCTAAAACCTATCTGGATATTGCCATCCATGACTACGATCCCACTGTCAAAGCCAAGATTTACGAGATTGTGGCTAAGTCTGGCATCCCTCAAAACGATCCTTACATTGCGATTTTTCTGTCCAATGCCCAAGTCGCAGCCACGGTGGCCACTGCGCCCAACCTACTCCAAAGTGCCTTAGCCAAGGGCTTCGATGTTGGTATCCAAAAGTTCCGTGACTTTCTGGCGACTCTGCGCGAGACTGCGGTTAAAGAACAGGAGGTGGCGATTAGTCAGGCGATCGCGAATATCATCAAAAACAAACAGCATCAGGAATCCCAAGGATATTGGCGGGCAATTAGCTTGCCCTTCATTGGTTTCTGTGCGGGGATGTTGATGATTGGTTTAGCGGCAGGTCTGGTTTCGGGCTTGGCGATCGCTAAGGTTGTATCTCCTCAAGCTAACCTCAATCCCCAGACAGCAAAGGATTTGGACTGGTTAGCGAGCGATGATGGCAAACTGGCAAGGAATCTCTTGGACTGGAATCGCGACATTTTAAAGACCTGTCTGCAAGACCAGCAAAACCTTAAGGATGCTTTGATTATCCTCAATGGTAAGTACGTTACGAAAGGGTTGTGCGCTCTTTGGGTTTTGCCTGAAAGCCAGAGAGTATATGAAGATCGGCGTTGA
- a CDS encoding mobilization protein MobD-like protein has product MAIINLIDGEKGGVGKSWVARTMLQYLKDRAIPLAGIEADRSNPTVLNIYKDSKAAFFSENEKMADVPDSIFDYALKKTVVVNLPAQAHRAVSQWINTKGLLDLGKEHGVSFIKWFVSDGESDSIELFIESLEHYQGYITHVFIKNWGRCDEWGYFHEHEAIQKAIAEYGVAVIDFPKLGDGRRIEINAKRLTFDEASNYAEFGIIGRNQIKTFLRDAYKAFESTNLLPQNVQKKESKS; this is encoded by the coding sequence ATGGCAATTATTAACCTGATCGATGGTGAAAAAGGTGGCGTGGGTAAAAGCTGGGTTGCGCGAACCATGCTCCAATACCTAAAGGATCGTGCCATCCCATTAGCTGGCATTGAAGCGGATCGCAGCAATCCAACCGTCCTCAATATTTACAAAGACAGCAAGGCGGCTTTTTTCTCCGAAAACGAGAAAATGGCTGATGTCCCTGATTCTATTTTTGACTATGCGCTCAAGAAAACTGTCGTCGTCAATTTACCCGCTCAAGCCCATCGCGCTGTATCCCAATGGATTAACACCAAAGGTTTACTAGACTTGGGCAAAGAGCATGGCGTGTCTTTCATCAAGTGGTTCGTCAGTGATGGTGAAAGTGACTCAATCGAGCTATTCATCGAGTCTCTGGAACATTACCAAGGCTACATCACCCATGTGTTTATCAAAAACTGGGGTCGTTGCGATGAATGGGGCTATTTCCATGAGCATGAAGCAATCCAGAAGGCGATCGCAGAATATGGTGTAGCCGTGATTGATTTTCCGAAATTGGGAGATGGCAGACGCATTGAAATCAATGCTAAACGCCTAACTTTTGATGAGGCTTCTAACTATGCTGAATTTGGCATCATTGGCAGGAATCAAATCAAAACCTTCCTCAGAGATGCCTACAAAGCCTTTGAGTCCACCAATCTCTTGCCTCAAAACGTCCAGAAAAAAGAATCCAAATCCTAG
- a CDS encoding helix-turn-helix domain-containing protein produces the protein MKKQKADKEKSLKTKTSKVKASRVMPDVSEYIRLYKESNYPIRDIAKHYQVSVSTVYNAMVVSGFSEFRPKHARMSHTRMSKEEQAIALYQTGVTRTAVVRKLNISAKTLNQVLEKHGIPIRRGIDLVTSANRAAQYHKAYNDHHLTLRETAELFGVSHPIILRELKRNGYPIRQSVDSKNRPTFKLKHKLGGIAGLPTPKLTPKQKERRQILMRIRQRREDNQKLKRLKNYNRAKEYWQLINEGGLDFEEVGKLFDLSGKTIERVIVQAGIDISEVARREKAAAFKEEQVIAQKYWELYSKPMSLDEVGEVFGLSDSTIRAMLLRHGYEIRKRGRIENSDRNQMKPRQPKPKKIKQEAVIPAENMQATGQALDLLISNTKVK, from the coding sequence ATGAAAAAGCAAAAAGCAGACAAGGAGAAAAGCCTAAAAACAAAGACTTCAAAGGTGAAGGCTTCTAGAGTTATGCCCGATGTATCTGAGTATATTCGGCTATACAAAGAATCAAACTACCCGATTCGAGACATCGCAAAACACTATCAGGTATCGGTTTCAACGGTATATAACGCGATGGTCGTATCAGGGTTTAGTGAATTTAGACCCAAACATGCGCGAATGAGCCATACAAGGATGTCTAAAGAAGAACAGGCGATCGCCCTATACCAAACAGGAGTGACGAGGACAGCCGTAGTCCGAAAGCTCAATATCTCAGCCAAGACCCTTAACCAAGTACTAGAAAAGCATGGCATCCCGATCCGCCGAGGGATAGATTTAGTCACCTCAGCCAATCGCGCCGCCCAGTATCACAAAGCCTATAACGATCACCACTTAACCCTAAGAGAAACCGCAGAACTATTTGGAGTATCCCATCCAATTATCCTGCGGGAACTAAAGCGCAATGGCTACCCGATTAGGCAAAGCGTAGACTCCAAAAATCGTCCCACCTTTAAGCTAAAACATAAACTCGGAGGCATCGCAGGATTACCCACACCAAAACTGACACCCAAACAAAAAGAGCGTCGTCAGATCTTGATGCGGATCAGACAGAGACGCGAAGATAACCAAAAGCTCAAGCGCCTCAAGAACTACAACCGTGCCAAAGAATATTGGCAACTGATAAATGAAGGCGGGTTAGACTTTGAGGAAGTGGGTAAACTATTTGACCTGTCAGGTAAAACCATAGAACGGGTAATTGTCCAAGCAGGAATCGACATTTCCGAAGTAGCACGAAGAGAAAAAGCTGCCGCTTTCAAAGAAGAACAAGTGATCGCCCAGAAATACTGGGAGCTATATAGCAAACCAATGAGTCTAGACGAAGTGGGAGAAGTCTTTGGGCTAAGCGATTCCACGATCCGAGCCATGTTACTAAGACATGGGTATGAAATCAGGAAGCGCGGCAGGATTGAGAACAGCGATCGCAATCAGATGAAGCCAAGGCAGCCAAAACCAAAAAAAATTAAGCAGGAAGCCGTCATCCCAGCCGAAAATATGCAAGCAACAGGACAAGCATTAGATCTGCTGATTTCAAATACAAAAGTTAAGTAA